One window of the Larimichthys crocea isolate SSNF unplaced genomic scaffold, L_crocea_2.0 scaffold224, whole genome shotgun sequence genome contains the following:
- the LOC104938675 gene encoding ephrin type-B receptor 4, whose protein sequence is MEVLLQTMKVLWEEVSGLDDESNSVRTYQICTLDSPSSYWLRTRWIPRRAATTLYVEIRFTMMECSGLNRRHCKETFNLYYYQSDSDEATPTHPAWMENPYTKVSTVAADHLLRQGGEKRFNVKLLRLEQLRGAGLYLAFQSQGTCMALLSVRVFYRKCPPLRRAFASFPETIPHSLVEQAQGVCVENAVTPPGEQSRPPSMLCGEDGQWVGQPTSSCACRPGYEAGETDMRCRACPSGQFKARPGPGGCDLCPANSVAMIPGSAYCLCRPGYHRADSDPLHAACTRPPSAPRSIVSQINDTSVTLEWSEPLDRGGRPDLTYTLLCSLCHAPNAKGLASSCSPCDDSVLYRPAQRGLTQRRVIIWGLRPHSRYTFTIQSLNGVSALSQSEPASDRVNITTSRDVPPPVSGLRRPSASENSLSLEWNVPVLQNQYQILDYQLRYSPKDGEEAGQWQYVSSRSSSVVLSGLQRALQYQVQVRARSQAGYGSFSTASSFSTLPDGVAHSQLVLTGVLVSMGILLLIAVVIVAVYCYRKVKDSEAADKSGHYQMGQTMKVYIDPFTYEDPNEAVREFAKEIEASFVKIEEVIGAGEFGEVCRGRLRVPGRKENYVAIKTLKGGYTEKQRRDFLSEASIMGQFQHPNIIHLEGVITTSCPVMILTEFMENGALDSFLRVNDGQFTTIQLVGMLRGIAAGMKYLSDMSFVHRDLAARNILVNSNLVCKVSDFGLSRFLTENSSDPTYTSSLGGKIPIRWTAPEAIAYRKFTSASDAWSYGIVMWEVMSYGERPYWDMSNQDVINAIEQDYRLPPPPDCPSSLHALMLDCWQKERANRPRFCDVVASLDRLIRNPASLKVMHQEGPSPSQPLLDQRVPPPLSACGSVSKWLRAIKMERYEQSFLQAGFTSLDIVSQLNTEDLLRVGVTLAGHQKKILSSIQTLRIHKAPPTLLY, encoded by the exons ATGGAGGTTCTTCTGCAGACCATGAAGGTTCTG tgggAGGAAGTGAGCGGATTGGACGATGAGTCGAACAGCGTGCGGACCTATCAGATCTGCACACTCGACAGTCCGTCGTCCTATTGGCTGAGGACACGCTGGATCCCTCGCAGGGCGGCGACCACGCTCTACGTGGAGATCCG GTTCACCATGATGGAGTGTTCCGGGCTGAACCGCCGTCACTGCAAAGAGACCTTCAACCTGTATTACTACCAGAGTGACAGCGACGAGGCCACGCCCACCCACCCGGCGTGGATGGAGAACCCGTACACCAAGGTGTCCACGGTGGCCGCCGACCACCTGCTGCGCCAGGGCGGCGAGAAGCGCTTCAACGTCAAACTGCTGCGCCTGGAGCAGCTGAGGGGGGCGGGGCTTTACCTGGCCTTCCAGAGCCAGGGCACCTGCATGGCGCTGCTGTCCGTACGCGTCTTCTACAGGAAGTGTCCGCCCCTCCGCCGCGCCTTCGCCTCCTTCCCTGAAACCATCCCACACTCGCTGGTGGAGCAG gccCAGGGTGTGTGCGTGGAGAACGCTGTGACTCCGCCTGGCGAGCAGTCACGGCCTCCCAGCATGCTTTGCGGTGAGGATGGTCAGTGGGTGGGGCAGCCGACGTCGAGCTGTGCCTGTCGTCCCGGATACGAGGCGGGAGAGACGGACATGCGCTGTCGAG CGTGTCCATCGGGTCAGTTCAAGGCCCGGCCCGGGCCCGGCGGGTGTGACCTGTGTCCGGCCAATAGCGTCGCGATGATCCCAGGCTCCGCCTACTGCCTGTGTCGCCCTGGTTACCATCGAGCTGACTCCGACCCGCTGCACGCTGCCTGCACCC GCCCGCCCTCTGCTCCTCGCTCCATCGTCAGTCAGATCAACGACACCTCCGTCACCCTGGAGTGGAGCGAGCCGCTCGACCGAGGAGGACGGCCGGacctcacatacacactgctgtgCTCGCTGTGCCACGCCCCCAACGCCAAg GGATTGGCTAGCTCCTGTTCTCCGTGTGATGACAGCGTCCTGTACCGCCCGGCGCAGCGCGGCCTGACTCAGCGCCGCGTCATCATCTGGGGGCTCCGCCCACACAGCAGGTACACCTTCACCATCCAATCACTGAATGGCGTCTCtgctctcagccaatcagagccagCCTCGGACAGAGTCAACATCACCACCAGCAGAgatg ttccTCCTCCGGTCTCCGGCCTCAGGAGGCCGTCGGCCTCAGAGAACAGTCTGTCTCTGGAGTGGAACGTTCCGGTTCTTCAGAACCAGTACCAGATCCTGGACTACCAGCTGCGCTACAGCcccaag GACGGCGAGGAGGCGGGTCAGTGGCAGTACGTCTCCAGCAGGTCTTCTTCGGTGGTGCTGAGCGGGCTGCAGAGGGCGCTGCAGTACCAGGTCCAGGTCCGTGCACGCTCGCAGGCCGGGTACGGATCGTTCAGCACAGCGAGCAGCTTCAGCACGCTACCTGACG GTGTCGCTCACTCTCAGCTGGTTCTGACCGGGGTTCTCGTCTCCATGGGGATACTCCTGCTCATCGCCGTAGTGATCGTCGCCGTGTACTGTTACCG GAAGGTGAAGGACTCAGAGGCGGCCGATAAGAGCGGACACTATCAGATGGGACAGA CAATGAAGGTGTACATCGACCCGTTCACGTATGAGGACCCCAATGAGGCCGTGAGAGAGTTTGCCAAAGAGATCGAAGCGTCCTTCGTGAAGATCGAGGAGGTGATCGGAGCAG GTGAGTTTGGTGAGGTGTGCCGCGGTCGGCTCAGGGTCCCCGGCAGGAAGGAGAACTACGTGGCAATCAAGACGCTGAAGGGCGGGTACACGGAGAAGCAGAGGCGGGACTTCCTGTCGGAGGCGTCCATCATGGGTCAGTTCCAGCACCCGAACATCATCCACCTGGAAGGTGTCATCACCACTTCCTGTCCCGTCATGATCCTCACCGAGTTCATGGAGAACGGAGCGCTCGACAGCTTCCTGAGG gtgaaTGACGGTCAGTTTACGACCATCCAGCTCGTTGGGATGCTGCGCGGCATCGCTGCAGGTATGAAGTACCTGTCGGACATGAGCTTCGTACACAGAGACCTGGCAGCTCGCAACATCCTCGTCAACTCCAACCTGGTCTGCAag GTGTCAGATTTTGGCCTCAGCAGGTTCCTGACTGAGAACTCATCCGACCCGACGTACACGAGCTCGCTG GGCGGAAAGATCCCCATCAGGTGGACGGCTCCGGAGGCCATCGCCTACAG GAAGTTCACGTCAGCGAGCGACGCGTGGAGTTACGGTATCGTCATGTGGGAAGTGATGTCATACGGAGAACGACCATATTGGGACATGAGCAACCAGGAT GTGATCAACGCCATCGAGCAGGACTACCGGCTGCCCCCGCCGCCGGACTGCCCGTCCTCTCTGCACGCGCTCATGCTGGACTGCTGGCAGAAGGAACGAGCCAATCGGCCAAGGTTCTGTGACGTGGTGGCGTCCCTTGATAGACTGATCCGAAACCCCGCCTCCCTGAAGGTGATGCACCAAGAGGGCCCGAG